The proteins below are encoded in one region of Arthrobacter sp. CJ23:
- a CDS encoding MFS transporter, which translates to MLPHQTGRGGDAITGPARRIQRIFLTLTLGNTLAASFIWGINTLFLLDAGLSNLEAFAANAFFTAGMVLFEVPTGVVADGWGRRVSFLLGTVTLAGSTYLYYLLWQFSSPFWMWAVVSVLLGLGFTFFSGAVEAWLVDALRFSGYEGGLEVVLGRGQMVSGIAMLAGSVAGGVIAQATNLGVPFLLRVGVLLAMFVVAFWLMRDVGFTPERSSHPLRATRAVLSASIENGLKKPPVRYVMLAAPFSAGVGIYVFYALQPYLLELFGDPRAYSVAGLAAAMVAGSQVLGGWLAPRVRRLVHKRTTVLILSSIVGAVILVALGFTRVFWVALALLALWALVASAGTPVRQAYLNDMIDSKQRATVLSFDSLMGSTGGVVVQPLLGRAADVYGYAGSLAISGIVELIAMPFLLASRRQRARADEYSDAGSAPAPSPQPEP; encoded by the coding sequence GTGCTCCCTCATCAGACTGGCCGGGGCGGCGACGCGATCACGGGCCCCGCACGCAGGATCCAGCGCATCTTTCTCACGTTGACGCTCGGCAATACGCTTGCGGCCTCGTTCATCTGGGGCATCAACACCCTGTTCCTTTTGGATGCCGGGCTCAGCAACCTTGAGGCCTTTGCCGCCAACGCCTTCTTCACGGCCGGCATGGTGCTGTTCGAAGTTCCCACGGGAGTGGTGGCCGACGGGTGGGGGCGCCGCGTCTCCTTTCTCCTCGGCACGGTGACCTTGGCCGGGTCCACCTACCTCTACTACCTGCTCTGGCAGTTTTCCTCCCCGTTCTGGATGTGGGCGGTGGTCTCGGTGTTGCTTGGCCTGGGCTTCACCTTCTTTTCGGGTGCGGTGGAGGCCTGGCTGGTGGATGCCTTGCGCTTCTCCGGGTACGAAGGCGGGCTGGAGGTGGTGCTCGGGCGGGGCCAGATGGTGTCGGGCATCGCGATGCTGGCGGGCTCCGTGGCCGGCGGCGTCATAGCCCAGGCCACCAACCTGGGCGTGCCGTTCCTGCTGCGCGTGGGCGTGCTGCTGGCCATGTTTGTGGTGGCCTTCTGGCTCATGCGCGATGTGGGGTTCACGCCCGAACGCTCGAGCCATCCCCTCCGTGCAACGCGTGCCGTGCTCTCCGCCTCGATCGAGAACGGCTTGAAGAAGCCTCCGGTGCGCTACGTGATGCTGGCCGCACCGTTCAGTGCCGGCGTCGGGATCTATGTGTTCTACGCCCTCCAGCCGTACTTGCTTGAACTCTTCGGCGACCCGCGGGCGTATTCCGTGGCGGGCCTGGCGGCGGCCATGGTGGCCGGCTCGCAGGTGCTCGGCGGATGGCTGGCGCCCCGCGTCCGGCGCCTCGTCCACAAGCGCACCACGGTGTTGATCCTGAGCAGCATCGTGGGCGCAGTGATTCTGGTTGCATTGGGGTTCACACGGGTGTTCTGGGTGGCCCTGGCGCTGCTGGCCCTCTGGGCGCTGGTCGCCTCTGCCGGTACCCCGGTGCGGCAGGCCTACCTGAATGACATGATCGACTCCAAGCAGCGGGCCACCGTGCTGAGCTTCGATTCACTCATGGGATCCACCGGTGGCGTGGTGGTGCAGCCGTTGTTGGGGAGGGCCGCGGATGTGTACGGCTATGCCGGCTCCCTGGCGATCAGCGGCATTGTGGAACTCATCGCCATGCCGTTCCTGCTGGCGAGCCGCCGGCAACGTGCCCGCGCAGATGAATACAGCGACGCGGGCAGTGCGCCCGCTCCCTCGCCGCAGCCCGAGCCGTAG
- a CDS encoding SRPBCC family protein yields MELKHHFVVPASLEDTWRAFNQLEDIAPCFPGAALTSVEGEQFTGTVKVKLGPIAMVYSGTGEFVERNEDTHTVVISAAGKDKRGNGTAGATVTAVLTPDAGGTAVDVTTDMNVTGKPAQFGRGVIQDVSDKLLAEFVQCVIGKVGGEAGEAAEAAAPESLAADAPSGEPAAPEASPAAAPSTGEAAATSGAAAPRATAPHATAPKAAPASAAELDLGSAVLPALMRRLAPVLLGAAAVIGLIFWLARRRR; encoded by the coding sequence GTGGAACTCAAACACCATTTCGTGGTCCCCGCTTCGCTGGAAGACACCTGGCGCGCGTTCAACCAGCTGGAAGACATTGCCCCGTGCTTTCCGGGGGCAGCGCTCACCTCCGTGGAGGGTGAGCAGTTCACCGGAACAGTGAAGGTCAAGCTGGGGCCCATCGCCATGGTCTACTCCGGCACAGGTGAATTCGTCGAACGCAACGAGGACACGCACACCGTGGTCATTTCGGCCGCGGGAAAGGACAAACGCGGCAACGGTACCGCGGGTGCCACGGTGACCGCCGTACTGACTCCCGACGCCGGCGGCACCGCCGTGGACGTGACCACCGACATGAACGTGACGGGCAAACCCGCCCAGTTCGGCCGGGGCGTCATCCAGGACGTCTCGGACAAACTGCTGGCGGAGTTCGTCCAGTGCGTCATAGGGAAAGTGGGCGGTGAGGCCGGGGAAGCCGCGGAAGCAGCAGCCCCTGAATCGTTGGCGGCAGACGCGCCTTCCGGGGAGCCGGCCGCGCCGGAAGCCTCACCCGCCGCTGCGCCGTCAACCGGGGAGGCGGCCGCGACGAGCGGCGCCGCTGCACCCCGGGCCACAGCTCCCCACGCGACTGCACCCAAAGCGGCTCCCGCTTCGGCGGCCGAGCTTGATCTGGGCTCCGCCGTGCTGCCGGCGCTGATGCGCCGCCTTGCACCCGTCCTGCTGGGCGCAGCAGCCGTGATCGGCCTGATCTTCTGGCTGGCGCGCCGCCGTCGCTAG
- a CDS encoding xanthine dehydrogenase family protein subunit M, giving the protein MIPSAFDYAAPETLAEALSLLGSAGDDVKLLAGGQSLIPVMKLRLADPAMVIDLGRIAELSGVRDDGDALLIGAMTPHHQVATDPLVAEHVPLLAKATATVADPQVRHRGTFGGALVHADPAGDLPAPALAAGATFIIAGPGGERRVAAADFFQGYFSTALDDGEILTHVRVPKYTGWGAHYEKFTRVAQQWAIVAVAAMVRVEGNTIAEARIGLTNMASTPLRATAVEEALAGSPLTLEAIAAASAHAAEGSDPASDLNGDAAYRRHLATVLTKRAILAAAGL; this is encoded by the coding sequence ATGATTCCGAGCGCATTCGACTATGCCGCACCGGAGACCCTGGCCGAGGCACTGAGCCTGCTGGGATCAGCCGGGGACGACGTCAAGCTGCTGGCCGGCGGGCAAAGCCTGATCCCGGTGATGAAGCTGCGCCTGGCCGATCCCGCCATGGTGATCGACCTGGGCCGGATCGCCGAACTGTCCGGCGTGCGCGACGACGGCGATGCCTTGCTGATCGGCGCGATGACCCCGCACCACCAGGTGGCCACCGACCCCCTGGTTGCCGAGCATGTGCCCTTGCTGGCCAAGGCCACGGCGACCGTGGCGGACCCCCAGGTGCGGCACCGCGGCACGTTCGGCGGAGCCCTGGTGCATGCGGACCCTGCGGGCGACCTGCCCGCGCCGGCGCTGGCCGCCGGGGCCACGTTCATCATTGCCGGTCCGGGCGGGGAACGCCGCGTGGCTGCGGCGGACTTCTTCCAGGGCTACTTCAGCACAGCCCTCGACGACGGCGAAATCCTCACCCACGTGCGCGTGCCGAAGTACACCGGATGGGGCGCGCACTATGAGAAGTTCACCCGCGTGGCCCAGCAGTGGGCCATCGTCGCGGTGGCCGCGATGGTGCGCGTGGAAGGGAACACCATCGCCGAGGCCCGCATCGGGCTGACCAACATGGCCAGCACACCCCTGCGTGCCACCGCGGTTGAGGAGGCACTGGCAGGCTCGCCGCTGACGCTCGAGGCCATCGCGGCAGCAAGCGCCCATGCAGCGGAAGGAAGCGATCCGGCGAGCGACCTCAACGGCGACGCGGCCTACCGGCGGCACCTGGCCACGGTCCTCACCAAGCGGGCGATCCTCGCGGCCGCAGGCCTCTGA
- a CDS encoding xanthine dehydrogenase family protein molybdopterin-binding subunit codes for MTTAEVGRPRLRKEDSHFITGRSKFTDNIVLPGMLHLAMVRSPFAHARITSVDVSAAKSSPGVVAVLTGSDVAAEQGGLPNVWPITAEQKAPSHPAIAVDEVAFAGEVVACIIARSAAAARDAVELVDVSYDELPVVLDLEEAATDRVLAHTDLESNKSATWVFDSGEAGTGKPVSEALADAEVLIERTFHQQRLIPAFMEPRSTVVDPTGEQITVWSATQIPHILRLLLALTLSIPESKVRVIAPDVGGGFGGKLQVTPEEAITVLAARHTGKPCKYTETRSESLMAAHHGRAQVQKLRLSATKEGIVTGLDVRLLADMGAYLGLVSSGIPILGAFMYNAIYKFPAYRFECTNVFTNKAWTDAYRGAGRPEATFAIERLMDELAVELGMDPLEVRRKNWITHEEFPFATVAGLEYDSGNYEAATAKALELFDYEGLRAEQARRREAKDPVQLGIGISTFTEMCGLAPSRVLGALKYAAGGWEHAQVRVLPTGNIEVVTGTSAHGQGHETAWSQLVADKLGVPFENVEVLHGDTQISQRGLDTYGSRSLTVGGMAVLAAADKVIEKAKVIAAHLMEASEEDIEFADGKFGVRGTDQSTSLSEIAWATFSAHSLPDGFEPNLDSEATFDPQNFSFPHGTHLAAMEVDTETGRATIRKYVCVDDVGVVVNPLIVEGQVHGGLTQGIAQALYEEAVHDDAGTLVTGSFVDYLVPSAPDLPHYTTARTETPSTTNQLGAKGVGEAGTIASTPAIVNGVLDAVRHLGVKDIKMPCSPSRVWAALEEAKMSGGVQ; via the coding sequence ATGACCACCGCTGAAGTCGGCCGGCCCCGGCTGCGCAAAGAAGACTCCCACTTCATCACGGGCCGCTCCAAGTTCACGGACAACATTGTCCTTCCCGGAATGCTCCACCTTGCCATGGTGCGCAGTCCTTTCGCCCATGCCAGGATCACCTCCGTGGACGTCTCCGCGGCGAAGTCCTCCCCCGGCGTCGTGGCCGTCCTCACGGGAAGCGACGTCGCGGCGGAACAGGGCGGCCTGCCCAATGTCTGGCCCATCACGGCCGAGCAGAAGGCTCCCTCACATCCGGCGATCGCCGTCGACGAGGTAGCGTTCGCCGGCGAAGTGGTTGCCTGCATCATCGCCCGCAGCGCTGCGGCGGCGCGCGACGCCGTCGAGCTGGTGGACGTCAGCTATGACGAGCTGCCCGTTGTCCTGGACCTGGAGGAGGCTGCCACGGACCGGGTGCTGGCCCATACGGACCTGGAATCCAACAAGTCGGCCACGTGGGTCTTTGACTCGGGCGAGGCCGGCACGGGCAAACCCGTCAGTGAGGCGCTCGCCGATGCCGAGGTCCTCATTGAGCGCACCTTCCACCAGCAGCGGCTCATCCCCGCCTTCATGGAACCGCGCTCCACGGTGGTGGACCCCACCGGCGAACAGATCACCGTGTGGTCGGCCACCCAGATCCCCCATATCCTGCGGCTCCTGCTGGCACTGACACTCAGCATTCCCGAAAGCAAGGTGCGGGTGATCGCCCCCGATGTGGGTGGCGGCTTCGGCGGGAAGCTCCAGGTCACCCCCGAGGAGGCCATCACCGTGCTGGCGGCCAGGCACACCGGCAAGCCGTGCAAGTACACCGAGACCCGCAGCGAGTCCCTGATGGCGGCCCACCACGGCCGGGCGCAGGTGCAGAAACTCAGGCTCTCGGCCACCAAGGAAGGCATCGTCACCGGCCTGGACGTGAGGCTGCTGGCGGACATGGGAGCCTACCTGGGCCTGGTGTCGTCCGGGATCCCCATCCTGGGCGCCTTCATGTACAACGCAATCTACAAATTTCCGGCATACCGCTTCGAGTGCACCAACGTCTTCACCAACAAGGCATGGACGGACGCGTACCGGGGTGCCGGCCGGCCGGAGGCCACGTTCGCAATCGAACGCCTGATGGACGAGCTCGCCGTGGAACTGGGCATGGATCCGCTCGAGGTGCGAAGGAAGAACTGGATCACGCACGAGGAATTCCCCTTCGCCACCGTCGCCGGGCTGGAATACGACAGTGGAAACTACGAGGCCGCCACGGCCAAGGCGCTGGAACTCTTCGACTACGAGGGGCTCCGGGCCGAACAGGCACGGCGCCGCGAAGCGAAGGATCCCGTGCAGCTGGGCATCGGGATCTCCACGTTCACCGAAATGTGCGGCCTGGCGCCTTCCCGCGTGCTGGGCGCGCTCAAGTACGCCGCCGGCGGCTGGGAACACGCCCAGGTGCGGGTACTGCCCACGGGCAACATCGAGGTGGTCACCGGAACCTCGGCCCATGGCCAGGGCCACGAGACCGCATGGAGCCAACTCGTGGCGGACAAGCTGGGCGTGCCGTTCGAGAACGTCGAAGTGCTGCACGGGGACACCCAGATCTCGCAACGGGGCCTCGACACCTACGGCTCCCGCTCGTTGACCGTCGGCGGCATGGCAGTCCTCGCCGCCGCGGACAAGGTGATCGAGAAGGCCAAAGTGATCGCAGCGCACCTCATGGAGGCCAGCGAAGAGGACATCGAATTCGCCGACGGCAAGTTCGGCGTCAGGGGCACGGATCAGTCCACCAGCCTCAGCGAGATCGCCTGGGCGACCTTCTCCGCTCACAGCCTGCCGGACGGTTTTGAGCCCAACCTTGATTCCGAGGCCACCTTCGACCCGCAGAATTTCTCCTTCCCGCACGGCACCCATCTGGCCGCCATGGAGGTGGACACGGAAACTGGGCGGGCCACCATCCGCAAGTACGTCTGCGTGGACGACGTCGGCGTAGTGGTCAATCCGCTCATTGTGGAGGGCCAGGTCCATGGCGGGCTGACCCAGGGCATCGCGCAGGCGCTTTATGAAGAAGCCGTGCATGACGACGCCGGCACCCTTGTCACCGGCTCCTTCGTGGACTACCTGGTGCCCAGCGCCCCGGACCTGCCGCACTACACCACAGCACGGACGGAAACCCCGTCCACCACCAACCAGCTCGGGGCCAAGGGAGTCGGCGAGGCCGGAACCATTGCCTCGACGCCGGCCATCGTCAACGGGGTGCTGGACGCCGTGCGGCACCTCGGCGTGAAGGACATCAAGATGCCGTGTTCGCCGTCGCGCGTGTGGGCGGCCCTGGAAGAAGCCAAGATGAGCGGAGGTGTGCAATGA
- a CDS encoding (2Fe-2S)-binding protein: MASSKTITVEVDDVSHTDDVEPRLLLVQYLRERLGKTGTLIGCDTTNCGACTVHLDGTSVKSCTMFAVQADGHSVTTIEGLARDGKLAPLQQAFHECHALQCGFCTPGMIMQSASLLQENPHPSEQEIRDGLEGNLCRCTGYQNIVAAVQAAADGTMASDNGATETAGVA, translated from the coding sequence ATGGCTAGTTCCAAAACGATCACCGTCGAAGTCGATGATGTCAGCCATACCGACGACGTCGAGCCGCGCTTGCTGCTGGTCCAGTACCTGCGCGAACGGCTGGGCAAGACCGGAACATTGATTGGCTGCGACACCACCAATTGCGGCGCCTGCACCGTCCACTTGGACGGGACCAGCGTGAAGTCCTGCACCATGTTCGCCGTCCAGGCGGACGGCCACAGCGTCACCACCATCGAGGGCCTGGCCCGGGACGGCAAGCTCGCTCCCCTGCAACAGGCCTTCCACGAATGCCATGCACTGCAATGCGGGTTCTGCACGCCGGGGATGATCATGCAGTCCGCCTCCCTGCTCCAGGAAAATCCGCATCCCTCGGAACAGGAAATCCGGGACGGCCTGGAAGGGAACCTCTGCCGCTGCACCGGCTACCAGAACATCGTTGCGGCAGTCCAGGCTGCCGCGGACGGAACCATGGCTTCGGACAATGGCGCTACGGAAACGGCAGGTGTGGCATGA
- a CDS encoding XdhC family protein: protein MREVLDDLVAAVAAGRTVGLGTVVRTFRSAPRPAGAAMMVDADGRAVGSVSGGCVEGALYELATEVAREGRPVLQRYGISDDDAYEVGLTCGGILHIFVEPVSTATFPQLVEMADDVAAGRPVAAVTVIEHPDPAWLGRHLVVRPDGFSGSLGSDRADHAVSDDVQGLLATGRNATLSYGPDGQRRGEGMRVFAVSFAPQPRMLVFGAIDFAAAVAQQGSFLGYRVTVCDARPVFATAARFPQAAEVVVDWPHRYLQAQIDAGQVDNRTVVCVLTHDPKFDVPLLEVALRHDLAYVGAMGSRRTHHDRMDRLREAGLNEDELARLSSPIGLDLGSRTPEETAVSIAAEIIALHWGGAGGRLSTMDARIHHEPMADADHEAAAQELRSS, encoded by the coding sequence ATGCGTGAGGTGCTGGATGATCTGGTGGCCGCGGTGGCGGCCGGACGCACGGTGGGGCTCGGAACCGTGGTGCGGACTTTCCGCTCGGCGCCCCGGCCGGCCGGCGCGGCCATGATGGTCGACGCCGACGGCCGGGCGGTGGGCTCGGTGTCCGGCGGCTGCGTGGAGGGCGCGCTCTACGAACTGGCCACCGAGGTGGCCCGCGAGGGCCGCCCGGTGCTGCAGCGTTACGGCATCAGCGACGACGACGCCTACGAGGTGGGCCTGACGTGCGGCGGGATCCTACACATCTTTGTGGAGCCCGTCTCCACGGCCACCTTTCCGCAGCTTGTGGAAATGGCCGACGACGTCGCCGCCGGCAGGCCCGTGGCCGCGGTCACCGTGATCGAGCACCCGGATCCGGCCTGGCTGGGCAGGCACCTGGTGGTCCGGCCGGACGGCTTCAGCGGCTCGCTGGGCAGCGACCGGGCCGACCATGCCGTGTCCGACGACGTCCAGGGGCTGCTGGCCACAGGCCGCAACGCCACCCTCAGCTACGGCCCCGATGGGCAGCGGCGCGGTGAAGGGATGCGCGTCTTCGCCGTCAGCTTCGCCCCCCAGCCGCGGATGCTGGTGTTCGGTGCCATCGATTTTGCCGCCGCCGTGGCCCAGCAGGGCAGCTTCCTGGGCTACCGGGTCACGGTCTGCGACGCCCGGCCGGTGTTCGCCACGGCCGCCCGGTTCCCGCAGGCCGCCGAAGTGGTGGTCGACTGGCCGCACCGCTACCTCCAGGCCCAAATCGACGCCGGACAGGTGGACAACCGCACCGTGGTCTGCGTGCTCACCCACGACCCCAAATTCGACGTCCCCCTCTTGGAAGTGGCCCTGCGCCATGATCTTGCCTATGTTGGCGCGATGGGTTCACGCCGCACGCACCACGACCGCATGGACAGGCTGCGCGAGGCGGGGCTGAACGAGGATGAACTGGCCAGGCTCTCCAGCCCCATCGGACTGGACCTGGGCTCACGGACACCGGAGGAAACGGCAGTCTCGATTGCCGCCGAAATCATTGCGCTGCACTGGGGCGGAGCCGGCGGCAGGCTGAGCACCATGGACGCCCGGATCCACCACGAACCCATGGCCGACGCCGACCATGAGGCGGCCGCACAAGAACTTCGGTCCAGCTAA
- a CDS encoding VWA domain-containing protein, which translates to MRGAGVKVTADRARSFVDAVGRLSLAKPVGVFWAGRATLCASPEDLPAYGRVFEAWFAMDESSAARLEASAGRVSAAALDNDDGGAGGAKEQLRALASRRERLRHRDVATLDDAERELLHRMFEELQVRLPSRQSRRRRADHHGEVDRVRTLRSQLRRGGEPGPLRRATAPRKPRRVLWLIDVSGSMAPYADSLLRLAHRVVTAAPHQVEVFTVGTRLTRVSAALRVPDADNALALAGRTVPDWSGGTRLGDVLRAFNDRWGQRVTARGAVVVIASDGWERGDPAQLGRQVERLHHVARRVIWANPHRGKVGYEPVQQGIRAVLPHVDVFIGGHSMRSFEELLDVMANA; encoded by the coding sequence GTGCGTGGGGCTGGAGTGAAGGTCACGGCGGACCGGGCGCGCAGTTTCGTCGACGCCGTCGGGAGGCTCTCGCTGGCGAAACCCGTCGGCGTCTTCTGGGCCGGCCGGGCAACGCTATGCGCGTCGCCGGAGGACCTGCCGGCCTACGGGCGCGTCTTCGAGGCCTGGTTCGCAATGGACGAGTCGTCCGCTGCCCGGCTGGAGGCCTCGGCGGGCCGGGTCAGCGCCGCGGCGTTGGACAACGACGACGGCGGCGCGGGCGGCGCGAAGGAGCAACTGCGGGCGCTCGCGAGCCGCCGTGAACGCTTGCGGCACCGGGACGTGGCCACCCTCGATGATGCGGAGCGGGAACTGCTGCACCGGATGTTCGAGGAGCTGCAGGTGCGGCTGCCAAGCCGGCAGTCGAGGCGGCGGCGCGCGGACCACCATGGCGAGGTGGACCGGGTACGGACGCTGCGCAGCCAACTGCGCCGCGGCGGTGAACCGGGGCCGCTGCGCCGCGCCACGGCTCCGCGCAAACCCCGCCGCGTCCTCTGGCTGATCGATGTCTCGGGCTCCATGGCCCCCTACGCCGACAGTCTGCTCCGGCTGGCCCATCGGGTGGTGACCGCCGCGCCCCACCAGGTAGAGGTGTTCACCGTGGGAACGAGGCTGACGAGGGTGTCGGCGGCCCTGCGGGTGCCCGACGCCGACAACGCCCTGGCCCTGGCCGGGCGCACCGTTCCCGACTGGTCCGGCGGGACCCGGCTGGGGGACGTGCTGCGGGCGTTCAACGACCGCTGGGGGCAGCGGGTCACGGCCCGGGGCGCCGTCGTCGTGATTGCCAGCGACGGCTGGGAGCGCGGCGACCCGGCCCAGCTGGGGCGCCAGGTGGAGAGGCTGCACCACGTGGCCCGGCGCGTCATCTGGGCCAATCCGCACCGGGGCAAAGTCGGTTACGAACCCGTGCAGCAGGGAATCAGGGCGGTACTGCCGCACGTTGACGTATTCATAGGGGGACACTCAATGCGGAGCTTCGAGGAGTTGCTGGATGTGATGGCCAATGCGTGA
- a CDS encoding MoxR family ATPase produces the protein MTQLPVGSPEALAGMLASTGYLADEGLATIGYLALGMERPLLLEGEPGTGKTSLAEALAQVFGLPLIRLQCYEGIDATQALYDWDFTAQILHLRSVEAGGGAGLSVAELERSLYDERFLLARPILKALQKSPAVLLIDEIDRADDEFEAFLLEVLSTYQVSIPEFGTVRAETAPVVVLTSNRTRDLHDALKRRCLYHWIDHPGLAREVEIVRTRLPEVPALLAEQVVRVVQQIRASDDILKPPGVAETLDWARALHRLGRAELDLASAAASIGALCKYREDTQRVSAALARMLG, from the coding sequence ATGACGCAGCTGCCCGTCGGGTCCCCCGAAGCACTGGCCGGCATGCTGGCCTCCACCGGCTACCTCGCCGACGAAGGCCTGGCCACCATCGGCTACCTGGCCTTGGGCATGGAACGGCCGCTGCTCCTGGAGGGCGAGCCGGGCACCGGCAAGACATCCCTGGCCGAGGCCCTGGCGCAGGTCTTCGGGCTGCCGCTGATCCGTCTCCAATGCTATGAGGGCATCGATGCCACGCAGGCCCTGTATGACTGGGACTTCACGGCACAGATCCTGCACCTGCGCAGCGTGGAAGCCGGCGGCGGCGCGGGCTTGAGCGTTGCCGAACTGGAGCGCTCCCTGTACGACGAGCGGTTCCTCCTGGCCCGGCCCATCCTGAAAGCCCTGCAGAAAAGTCCGGCCGTGCTGCTGATCGACGAAATCGACCGCGCCGATGACGAATTCGAAGCGTTCCTCCTCGAGGTCCTCTCCACCTACCAGGTGTCCATCCCGGAGTTTGGCACCGTCAGGGCGGAGACCGCGCCGGTGGTGGTCCTGACCTCCAACCGGACCCGGGACCTGCACGACGCCCTCAAGCGGCGGTGCCTCTACCACTGGATCGACCATCCGGGCCTGGCCCGCGAGGTGGAGATCGTGCGGACCAGGCTGCCCGAAGTTCCAGCGCTGCTGGCCGAGCAGGTGGTGCGCGTGGTGCAGCAGATCCGGGCCTCCGATGACATCCTGAAGCCTCCAGGCGTGGCGGAAACCCTGGATTGGGCCCGGGCCCTGCACCGCCTTGGCCGGGCCGAACTGGACCTGGCTTCGGCAGCGGCCAGCATCGGCGCCCTGTGCAAGTACCGCGAAGACACCCAACGCGTTTCGGCAGCGCTGGCCCGGATGCTCGGCTAG
- a CDS encoding MarR family winged helix-turn-helix transcriptional regulator gives MDTAAETTMETTMEATLEAAAEPRWLNSDERDTWLGLVGVLMRLPSALDAQLRCDAGLSHFEYMVLAGLSEAPERTLRMSELAGFTESGLPRLSQVVGRLEKRGWVLRSPNPSDGRITLATLTDDGWKKIVESAPGHVQAVRSLVFDPLTKAQSRQLGEIGHRILRAIDHQERCPGNTG, from the coding sequence ATGGATACTGCTGCGGAAACCACCATGGAAACCACCATGGAAGCCACCCTGGAAGCGGCTGCGGAGCCCCGGTGGCTCAACAGCGATGAGCGCGACACGTGGCTGGGCCTGGTGGGCGTCCTGATGCGGCTCCCCTCGGCCCTTGACGCCCAGCTTCGGTGCGATGCCGGGCTCAGCCACTTTGAGTACATGGTTCTCGCCGGCCTCTCCGAGGCCCCGGAGCGCACGCTGCGGATGAGCGAACTGGCCGGCTTCACCGAATCGGGCCTCCCCCGCCTGTCCCAGGTGGTGGGGCGGCTGGAGAAACGCGGCTGGGTCCTCCGCTCCCCCAACCCGAGCGACGGCCGGATCACCCTGGCCACCCTCACAGACGACGGCTGGAAGAAGATCGTGGAATCGGCACCGGGGCATGTCCAGGCCGTCCGGTCGCTGGTCTTCGATCCCCTCACGAAGGCGCAGTCCCGCCAGCTCGGCGAGATCGGCCACCGCATCCTGCGTGCCATCGATCACCAGGAGCGCTGCCCCGGCAACACCGGTTAA